In Flavivirga abyssicola, the following are encoded in one genomic region:
- a CDS encoding FAD-binding and (Fe-S)-binding domain-containing protein, with protein MVLSPHFQGLKDKLSGELYYDDLIKSIYATDASVYRILPLAVAYPKDKEDIRLLITFAKTHKTSLIPRTAGTSLAGQCVGEGIVVDVSKYFTKIIDLDEKAQTVTVQPGVVRDKLNNYLKPFGLFFGPNTSTSNRCMIGGMVGNNSSGTTSIQYGVTRDKVLELQTVLSDGSDVVFGEISSDEFINKTKEQSLEGHIYKTIHSELISETAQKTIVDHFPNPDIHRRNTGYAIDELIKSEVFTDTSEKFNMCKLLSGSEGTLAFTTQITLKLDKLPPQEGIMVAAHFNSIESCLKAVEPVMKHNLYTCEMMDKTILDCTKHNKTQQENRRFIEGDPKAILMCEVRADNKNDAEVLVKNLLEDIESSGLSYTFPTLKGDNINKANNLRSAGLGLLGNIVGDKKGVACIEDTAVALPDLSNYIMDFAKLMAGYNQEAIYYAHAGAGEIHLRPILDLKKQTDVALFRKITTDVAHLVKSYKGSMSGEHGDGIVRSEFISMMIGADNYEILKRIKAAFDPDTIFNPGKIIDALPMDASLRYISNREEPEIETLLDFSKSQGILRETEKCNGSGDCRKLPEFGGTMCPSYRATRDEKDTTRARANALREFLTNSDKANRFNHKELKAVFDLCLSCKACASECPSSVDVASLKAEFQYQYQKENGVSLRTKLFAYNNKLNSLGSKLPRLTNFIFSNGATSAILKQSFGIAKSRELPLISKRSLKAYYNTFKIKRRRGNYIKKVYLFNDEFTNYLDTKIGVDALELLKRLNYFVEIIDNVESGRAFLSKGLLEQAKDFANKNVDVFKGKVSEDTPLLGIEPSAILTFKDEYLKLADDKASAESIAKSTFLIEEFIQQEIALGHITQEQFTLEERTIKFHGHCHQKAMSNQLSSFAVLNLPKNYKVTIMSSGCCGMAGSFGYEKEHYDVSMQIGEQTLFPAVRKAPKDVIIAANGTSCRHQIKDGTQREAKHPITILKEALINVTSI; from the coding sequence ATGGTGTTGAGTCCACATTTTCAAGGATTAAAAGATAAGCTTTCTGGTGAGCTATATTATGACGATTTAATAAAATCAATATATGCAACAGATGCTTCCGTGTATAGAATATTACCATTGGCAGTTGCATACCCCAAAGACAAAGAAGATATAAGGCTTTTAATAACCTTTGCTAAAACTCACAAGACGTCTTTAATCCCAAGAACGGCGGGAACATCGCTTGCAGGGCAATGCGTAGGTGAGGGGATTGTGGTAGATGTATCTAAATATTTCACAAAGATTATAGATCTTGATGAAAAGGCGCAAACTGTTACTGTTCAACCCGGTGTAGTACGCGATAAATTAAATAACTATTTAAAACCTTTTGGTTTATTTTTTGGACCAAACACATCTACTTCTAATAGATGTATGATAGGAGGTATGGTCGGAAATAACTCATCAGGAACCACATCAATACAATATGGGGTGACACGTGACAAAGTTCTGGAATTACAAACAGTTTTAAGTGATGGGAGCGATGTTGTTTTTGGAGAAATATCTTCAGACGAATTCATTAATAAGACAAAAGAACAGTCATTAGAAGGCCATATTTATAAAACGATACATTCAGAACTCATTTCTGAAACGGCTCAAAAGACGATTGTTGACCATTTTCCAAATCCAGACATTCACCGAAGAAATACAGGGTATGCTATAGATGAATTAATAAAATCCGAAGTATTTACAGATACTTCAGAAAAATTCAATATGTGTAAATTACTTTCGGGAAGTGAAGGAACATTGGCTTTTACTACACAAATCACTTTAAAATTAGATAAACTACCACCACAAGAAGGGATTATGGTAGCGGCGCATTTTAATAGCATAGAAAGCTGCTTAAAAGCCGTTGAGCCTGTTATGAAGCATAATTTGTACACTTGTGAAATGATGGATAAAACCATTTTAGATTGTACAAAACACAATAAAACACAACAAGAAAATAGACGTTTTATTGAGGGAGATCCCAAAGCTATTTTAATGTGTGAAGTTAGGGCAGATAATAAAAACGATGCAGAAGTTCTAGTAAAAAACTTATTGGAAGATATAGAATCTTCTGGTTTAAGTTATACATTCCCAACGCTTAAAGGAGATAACATTAACAAAGCAAATAATTTACGAAGTGCAGGGTTAGGGCTTTTAGGGAACATTGTTGGCGATAAAAAAGGTGTTGCTTGCATTGAAGATACGGCAGTGGCACTGCCAGATTTATCTAACTATATTATGGATTTTGCAAAACTCATGGCAGGCTATAATCAAGAAGCCATATACTATGCCCATGCAGGAGCCGGGGAAATTCATTTGCGTCCAATTTTAGATTTAAAAAAGCAAACTGACGTAGCGTTGTTTAGAAAAATAACAACAGATGTCGCTCATTTGGTGAAATCTTACAAAGGCTCAATGAGTGGAGAGCATGGCGATGGTATAGTGCGTTCTGAGTTTATATCCATGATGATTGGAGCTGATAACTATGAGATATTAAAACGAATAAAAGCAGCATTCGATCCTGATACCATTTTTAATCCAGGTAAGATTATAGATGCACTCCCCATGGATGCCTCGTTGCGTTATATTTCCAACAGAGAAGAACCAGAAATAGAAACGCTACTTGATTTTTCAAAATCTCAGGGTATATTAAGAGAAACTGAAAAGTGTAATGGCTCTGGAGACTGTAGAAAGCTTCCTGAATTTGGAGGGACCATGTGTCCTAGTTATCGCGCCACTAGAGATGAAAAAGACACAACACGAGCAAGAGCCAATGCATTACGTGAGTTTTTAACGAATTCAGATAAAGCAAATCGGTTTAATCATAAAGAACTAAAGGCGGTTTTCGATTTATGTTTAAGTTGTAAAGCCTGTGCTAGCGAATGTCCTAGTAGTGTTGATGTTGCAAGTTTAAAAGCCGAATTTCAATATCAATACCAAAAAGAAAATGGGGTGTCATTGCGGACAAAACTATTTGCTTATAATAATAAGTTAAACAGTTTAGGAAGTAAATTGCCTAGGCTTACTAATTTTATATTCTCTAATGGGGCAACATCCGCTATTTTAAAGCAATCTTTTGGAATTGCTAAAAGCAGAGAACTACCGCTAATTTCTAAACGTAGTTTGAAGGCTTATTACAATACGTTTAAAATAAAAAGACGTAGAGGTAATTATATTAAAAAAGTGTATTTGTTTAATGATGAGTTTACCAATTATTTAGATACTAAGATTGGGGTAGACGCATTAGAACTTTTAAAGCGTTTAAATTACTTTGTAGAAATTATTGATAATGTAGAGTCCGGACGCGCTTTTTTATCAAAAGGATTACTAGAACAAGCCAAAGATTTTGCTAACAAAAATGTTGATGTTTTTAAAGGTAAGGTTTCAGAAGATACACCATTATTAGGAATTGAGCCATCAGCTATTTTAACTTTTAAAGATGAATATTTAAAATTAGCTGACGATAAGGCCTCTGCAGAAAGCATAGCAAAATCCACTTTTCTAATAGAAGAATTTATTCAGCAAGAAATAGCGTTGGGGCATATAACCCAAGAGCAATTTACACTAGAGGAAAGAACGATTAAGTTTCACGGCCATTGCCACCAGAAGGCGATGAGTAATCAATTATCTAGTTTTGCTGTTTTAAACTTACCAAAAAATTATAAAGTAACTATTATGTCTAGTGGTTGTTGTGGTATGGCGGGAAGTTTTGGTTATGAAAAAGAACATTATGATGTGAGCATGCAAATAGGGGAACAAACGCTTTTTCCTGCCGTTAGAAAAGCGCCCAAGGATGTTATTATTGCAGCAAATGGGACTAGTTGCAGGCATCAAATAAAAGATGGCACACAACGAGAAGCCAAACACCCCATTACTATTTTAAAAGAAGCGTTGATTAATGTGACTTCAATATGA